In a genomic window of Myotis daubentonii chromosome X, mMyoDau2.1, whole genome shotgun sequence:
- the AVPR2 gene encoding vasopressin V2 receptor, with translation MLTAPTVSAVPRPLSQPLPPGNSSKEDTRNQLLAQAELALLSIVFVAVTLSNSLVLGALARHGRRGRWAPMHVFIGHLCLADLVVALFQVLPQLAWDATDRFQGPDALCRAVKYLQMVGMYASSYMILAMTLDRHRAICHPMVAYRHGGGAHWNQPVLLAWAFSLLFSLPQLFIFAQREVEGHSGVFECWGLFIEPWGLRAYVTWIALMVFVAPALGIAACQVLIFREIHASLVPGPAERARGRRTASSGEGAPVSAAMAKTVRMTLVIVIVYVLCWAPFFLVQLWAAWDPKAPTEGPPFVLLMLLGSLNSCTNPWIYASFSSSVSSELRSLLCCAARRRAPPSLGPQEESCTTASSFLAKDTSS, from the exons ATGCTCACGGCTCCCACCGTCTCTG CTGTGCCTCGacccctctctcagcctctcccacctggcAACAGCAGCAAGGAGGACACCCGGAACCAGCTGCTAGCCCAGGCGGAGCTGGCCCTGCTCTCCATAGTCTTTGTGGCCGTGACCCTGAGCaacagcctggtgctgggggcCCTGGCGCGGCATGGCCGGCGTGGCCGCTGGGCACCTATGCACGTCTTCATCGGCCACTTGTGCCTGGCTGACCTGGTCGTGGCTCTGTTCCAAGTGCTGCCCCAGCTGGCCTGGGATGCCACCGACCGCTTCCAAGGGCCTGATGCCCTGTGCCGGGCTGTCAAGTACCTGCAGATGGTGGGCATGTATGCCTCCTCCTACATGATCCTGGCCATGACTTTGGACCGCCACCGTGCCATTTGCCACCCCATGGTGGCATACCGCCATGGAGGGGGCGCTCACTGGAACCAGCCGGTGCTGCTGGCCTGGGCTTTCTCACTACTTTTCAGCCTGCCCCAGCTCTTCATCTTTGCCCAGCGCGAAGTGGAAGGCCACAGTGGGGTCTTCGAGTGCTGGGGCCTCTTTATCGAACCCTGGGGCCTCCGTGCCTATGTCACCTGGATTGCCTTAATGGTGTTTGTGGCACCTGCTCTGGGCATCGCTGCCTGTCAGGTGCTCATCTTCCGGGAGATTCAtgccagcctggtgccagggccaGCAGAGAGGGCCAGGGGACGTCGGACAGCCAGTTCCGGCGAGGGAGCCCCTGTGTCGGCAGCCATGGCCAAGACCGTGAGGATGACGCTGGTCATTGTCATCGTCTACGTGCTGTGCTGGGCGCCCTTCTTCCTTGTGCAACTGTGGGCGGCGTGGGACCCGAAGGCACCGACGGAAG GGCCTCCCTTCGTGCTGCTAATGCTGCTGGGCAGCCTCAACAGCTGTACCAACCCCTGGATCTATGCCTCCTTCAGCAGCAGCGTCTCCTCAGAGCTGCGCAGCCTGCTCTGCTGCGCTGCTCGGAGGCGCGCcccgcccagcctggggccccaaGAGGAGTCCTGCACCACTGCCAGCTCCTTCCTGGCCAAGGACACTTCCTCCTGA